Proteins from one Deinococcus actinosclerus genomic window:
- a CDS encoding MBL fold metallo-hydrolase, giving the protein MSSLSPLAPGVHFLPGAVNSLVLEDGRGGALLVDTGLDDGHARKLLRGLTELNLTPTGILNTHSHADHHGGNAFILKKFPEMKVFAPPLEDAIITHPILEPIGLFGARPPKELQSKFLLAPPSPARLAPEPGLTRIGGVSLELIEVAGHASLMYAVRVGGALYAADALFGPGALAKHPLVFCQDSALQKEAAARLGELEGVEVTLPGHGDPTGDLPGLVAANLAALERVTDAVRAAVRVGEAGVDDLLARVCDALGVQMTNAGAVVLNRAVVSAHLTELLERGEVGLRVAGNRLVFFPEA; this is encoded by the coding sequence ATGAGCAGCCTGTCTCCCCTGGCCCCCGGTGTTCACTTCCTGCCGGGCGCGGTGAATTCGCTGGTGCTGGAGGACGGGCGGGGTGGGGCGCTGCTGGTGGATACCGGGCTGGACGACGGGCACGCCCGGAAACTGCTGCGCGGCCTGACCGAGCTGAACCTGACGCCGACCGGGATCCTGAACACGCACAGTCACGCGGACCATCACGGGGGGAACGCGTTCATCCTGAAGAAATTTCCGGAGATGAAGGTGTTCGCGCCGCCGCTGGAGGATGCGATCATCACGCACCCGATCCTCGAACCCATCGGGCTGTTCGGCGCGCGGCCCCCGAAGGAGTTGCAGTCGAAGTTCCTGCTCGCGCCGCCCAGTCCGGCGCGGCTGGCCCCCGAGCCGGGGCTGACCCGGATCGGCGGGGTGAGCCTGGAACTGATCGAGGTGGCGGGGCACGCGAGCCTGATGTACGCGGTGCGGGTGGGCGGCGCACTGTACGCGGCGGACGCGCTGTTCGGGCCGGGGGCGCTGGCGAAGCATCCGCTGGTGTTCTGCCAGGATTCGGCGCTTCAGAAGGAGGCGGCGGCGCGGCTGGGTGAACTGGAGGGCGTGGAGGTGACCCTGCCGGGGCACGGTGACCCGACCGGGGACCTGCCGGGGCTGGTCGCCGCGAACCTGGCGGCGCTGGAGCGCGTGACGGACGCGGTGCGCGCGGCGGTGCGCGTAGGTGAGGCGGGGGTGGATGACCTGCTGGCCCGCGTGTGCGACGCGCTGGGCGTGCAGATGACGAACGCGGGCGCGGTGGTGCTGAACCGCGCGGTGGTCAGCGCCCACCTGACCGAGCTGCTCGAACGGGGCGAGGTGGGCCTGCGGGTCGCGGGGAACCGGCTGGTGTTCTTCCCGGAAGCGTAA
- a CDS encoding Dps family protein — translation MTKKSKAAPKKADTKATSDGKASTGKASGAAKADAAHLSTTNNALVDHAYLSESEFGTVAETLQRNLATTISLYLKFKKYHWDIRGRFFRDLHLAYDEFIEEIFPGIDEQAERLVALGGSPIAAPSDIERFSTVKVPTETVRDARTQVADLVADLTRVGKGYRDDSQTVDDANDPATADMYNGYAATIDKIRWMLQAIMDDDRMN, via the coding sequence ATGACCAAGAAGAGCAAGGCCGCCCCGAAGAAAGCTGACACCAAGGCCACGAGTGACGGCAAGGCCTCGACCGGCAAGGCCAGCGGCGCCGCGAAGGCCGACGCGGCGCACCTGAGCACCACGAACAACGCGCTCGTGGACCACGCCTACCTGTCCGAATCCGAGTTCGGGACGGTCGCGGAGACGTTGCAGCGCAACCTCGCCACGACGATCAGCCTGTACCTGAAGTTCAAGAAGTACCACTGGGACATCCGTGGCCGCTTCTTCCGCGACCTGCACCTCGCGTACGACGAGTTCATCGAGGAGATCTTCCCCGGTATCGACGAGCAGGCCGAGCGGCTGGTCGCGCTGGGCGGCAGTCCCATTGCCGCGCCGAGCGACATCGAACGATTCAGCACCGTGAAGGTCCCCACCGAGACCGTGCGTGACGCCCGCACGCAGGTGGCGGATCTGGTGGCCGACCTGACCCGCGTCGGCAAGGGCTACCGGGACGACAGCCAGACGGTGGACGACGCGAACGATCCCGCGACCGCCGACATGTACAACGGGTACGCGGCGACCATCGACAAGATCCGCTGGATGCTCCAGGCGATCATGGACGACGACCGGATGAACTGA
- a CDS encoding DUF4385 domain-containing protein yields MPKFDYSLNYAELDLRARPELYRVGVGEQGVLLVQPYKSEILPHWRFATPEVARESSEAIYGMFLAYLGAGDFVGADMARKFLQMGFTRARRYANHRGGKKYEGPVPEDKKGQSGAHGRPERPRDPEDPVKAESAHIFKAKWEEAEANVKYARLKREHKARFG; encoded by the coding sequence GTGCCGAAATTCGATTACTCCCTGAATTACGCGGAACTGGACCTGCGCGCGCGTCCGGAGCTGTACCGGGTGGGCGTGGGGGAGCAGGGCGTTCTGCTGGTGCAGCCGTACAAGTCCGAGATCCTGCCGCACTGGCGCTTCGCGACGCCGGAGGTGGCCCGCGAGAGCAGCGAGGCGATCTACGGGATGTTCCTGGCGTACCTGGGGGCGGGGGATTTCGTGGGAGCGGACATGGCCCGGAAGTTCCTGCAGATGGGCTTCACGCGCGCGCGGCGGTACGCGAATCACCGGGGCGGCAAGAAGTACGAGGGGCCGGTCCCGGAGGACAAGAAGGGCCAGAGTGGCGCGCATGGCCGTCCCGAGCGGCCCCGTGATCCGGAGGACCCGGTGAAGGCCGAGTCGGCGCATATTTTCAAGGCGAAGTGGGAGGAGGCGGAGGCGAACGTGAAGTACGCCCGCCTGAAGCGGGAGCATAAGGCGCGCTTCGGGTAG
- the mobA gene encoding molybdenum cofactor guanylyltransferase, whose amino-acid sequence MTDAWADVTGVVTAGGRSSRFGSDKALVTWQGRTLLACACAPLETAAGRLIIAPEGRYQVPGWRVTPDTRPGEGPLAALEAALHAAPDGWVAFTGVDLPCLTRAYWETLLAARAPGVLGVQALDGLRRPQPLAALYHTSLRAHVTGLLDAGERRLRFAVPAEQVRHVSGLDPALLRNVNTPADLPGTR is encoded by the coding sequence ATGACCGACGCCTGGGCCGACGTGACCGGCGTCGTCACCGCCGGGGGCCGCTCCAGCCGCTTCGGGAGCGACAAGGCCCTCGTGACGTGGCAGGGCCGCACGCTGCTGGCGTGCGCCTGCGCGCCCCTGGAGACCGCCGCCGGACGCCTGATCATCGCCCCGGAAGGGCGGTATCAGGTGCCCGGCTGGCGCGTCACGCCCGACACCCGCCCCGGCGAGGGCCCCCTGGCCGCGCTGGAGGCCGCGCTGCACGCCGCCCCGGACGGCTGGGTGGCCTTCACCGGCGTGGACCTGCCCTGCCTGACCCGCGCGTACTGGGAGACGCTGCTCGCCGCCCGCGCGCCCGGCGTGCTCGGCGTGCAGGCCCTCGACGGGTTGAGGCGCCCCCAGCCGCTCGCCGCGCTGTACCACACCAGCCTGCGCGCCCACGTCACCGGGCTACTCGACGCGGGCGAACGCCGCCTGCGCTTCGCCGTACCGGCTGAGCAGGTCCGCCACGTGTCCGGGCTGGACCCGGCCCTGCTGCGCAACGTGAACACGCCCGCCGACCTGCCCGGCACCCGCTGA
- a CDS encoding aldehyde dehydrogenase family protein → MTQTQPLPTDLQALFKRQRAHRWTAAQSTPAQRQAILRRLHDAVRARRAQLADALRADLGKSRAEAEVTELHPVLEEIQHAIRRLPRWMAPRRVDTPVVLAGARSEIQPQARGVTLVLSPWNYPVNLALAPLVASLAAGNTVILKPSEKAPNVARALRELLEATFDPALVAVVEGDADTARALTELPFDHIFFTGSTAVGKYVMRAASANLTSVTLELGGKSPALIDRSADLDLSAERIAWGKLLNAGQTCVAPDYALVPEAQRDALILRLDEVIARRYGDRAWLRAGPDYGRLVDAASVERLHTLTRQSVQMGARIVLGGEFSPAERFISPTVVTDVTPDMPLMQEELFGPVLPVLTYRSLDDALNLIRRLDAPLALYLFSGDDAVTRRVQQETTSGGMVVNGTVVHLSNPHLPFGGVGPSGMGSYHGEHGFRAFSHERAVLTEPARSPVRFLYPPYGRPGPRLVAWALRLLERQSGPRE, encoded by the coding sequence ATGACGCAGACCCAGCCGCTCCCCACCGACCTCCAGGCGCTGTTCAAGCGTCAGCGCGCGCACCGCTGGACGGCCGCGCAGAGCACCCCGGCGCAGCGGCAGGCGATCCTGCGCCGCCTGCACGACGCGGTCAGGGCCCGCCGCGCGCAGCTGGCCGACGCGCTGCGCGCCGACCTGGGCAAGAGCCGCGCCGAGGCCGAGGTCACCGAACTGCACCCTGTCCTGGAGGAGATCCAGCACGCCATCCGCCGCCTGCCGCGCTGGATGGCCCCCCGCCGCGTGGACACCCCCGTGGTGCTGGCGGGTGCGCGCAGCGAGATCCAGCCGCAGGCGCGCGGCGTCACGCTGGTCCTCAGCCCCTGGAACTACCCCGTGAACCTCGCCCTGGCGCCGCTGGTCGCCAGCCTCGCGGCCGGGAACACCGTCATCCTGAAACCCAGCGAGAAGGCCCCGAACGTGGCCCGCGCGCTGCGCGAGCTGCTGGAGGCCACCTTCGACCCGGCGCTGGTCGCGGTTGTCGAGGGTGACGCGGACACCGCGCGCGCCCTGACCGAACTGCCCTTCGACCACATCTTCTTCACGGGCAGCACCGCCGTCGGGAAGTACGTCATGCGCGCCGCGAGCGCCAACCTGACCAGCGTCACGCTCGAACTGGGCGGCAAGAGTCCCGCCCTGATCGACCGCAGCGCCGACCTCGACCTGAGCGCCGAACGGATCGCGTGGGGCAAGCTGCTCAACGCCGGGCAGACCTGCGTGGCCCCGGACTACGCCCTGGTGCCCGAGGCGCAGCGGGACGCGCTGATCCTGCGCCTGGACGAGGTCATCGCCCGCCGCTACGGCGACCGCGCGTGGCTGCGGGCCGGCCCCGACTACGGCCGCCTGGTGGACGCCGCCAGCGTCGAGCGGCTGCACACCCTGACCCGCCAGAGTGTGCAGATGGGCGCGCGCATCGTGCTGGGCGGCGAGTTCAGCCCCGCCGAGCGCTTCATCTCACCGACCGTCGTGACCGACGTGACGCCCGACATGCCGCTGATGCAGGAGGAACTGTTCGGCCCGGTCCTCCCGGTCCTGACCTACCGCTCGCTGGACGACGCCCTGAACCTGATTCGCCGCCTGGACGCTCCCCTGGCCCTGTACCTGTTCAGCGGCGACGACGCCGTGACCCGCCGCGTGCAGCAGGAGACCACCAGCGGCGGCATGGTCGTGAACGGCACCGTCGTGCACCTCAGCAACCCGCACCTGCCCTTCGGCGGCGTCGGCCCCAGCGGCATGGGCAGCTACCACGGCGAGCACGGCTTCCGCGCCTTCAGCCACGAACGCGCCGTCCTGACCGAACCCGCCCGCAGCCCCGTCCGCTTCCTGTACCCCCCCTACGGCCGCCCCGGTCCCCGCCTGGTCGCGTGGGCGCTGCGCCTGCTTGAACGCCAGAGCGGCCCGCGCGAATGA
- a CDS encoding prepilin peptidase, whose amino-acid sequence MTPDVLLVIFAGLLGLLVGSFSNVLIWRLPRGENIAFPPSHCPNCDHRLGVTDLVPVFSWLSLGGKCRYCRAPIKARYPVVELLTGIGYAAIAALFPPLTVGWGALGLMVLFTILLVGSAIDLDTYTIPDELTLPGVALGVLFGLLNGRAGVEGLPDLAGAVQGALLGAGVVVAINQFGSWVLRRFRERAFPEFPIGYQQISLALLAGAWLGPWWGAGVGLLSALVNVAARRVIRMPELLTLGGLLVSVMLGSAGYGPGMILMVQGALAAAGAVSLACGVYWWLHWRRHREDDGAADDTQVDASAMGFGDVKLAAVIGAFLGWERLLLALVVAVFAGAIFGVAQLALRSENRVKFGPFLALGAVVALLWGASLIGSYRAMLGL is encoded by the coding sequence GTGACCCCTGACGTCCTTCTCGTGATCTTCGCCGGGCTGCTGGGCCTGCTGGTGGGTTCGTTCTCGAATGTGCTCATCTGGCGGCTGCCGCGCGGGGAGAACATCGCGTTCCCGCCCAGCCACTGCCCGAACTGCGACCACCGCCTGGGCGTCACCGATCTCGTGCCCGTGTTCTCCTGGCTGAGCCTGGGCGGGAAGTGCCGCTACTGCAGGGCCCCCATCAAGGCTCGCTACCCGGTGGTGGAACTCCTGACCGGGATCGGGTACGCGGCCATCGCGGCGCTGTTTCCGCCGCTGACGGTCGGCTGGGGCGCGCTGGGCCTGATGGTGCTGTTCACGATCCTGCTCGTCGGCAGCGCCATCGACCTGGACACCTACACCATCCCCGACGAACTGACCCTGCCCGGCGTGGCGCTGGGCGTGCTGTTCGGCCTCCTGAACGGGCGGGCGGGCGTGGAGGGCCTTCCGGACCTTGCGGGCGCGGTGCAGGGGGCGCTGCTGGGGGCCGGGGTGGTCGTGGCGATCAACCAGTTCGGGTCGTGGGTGCTGCGCCGCTTCCGCGAGCGGGCCTTCCCGGAGTTCCCCATCGGGTACCAGCAGATCAGCCTCGCGCTGCTGGCCGGCGCGTGGCTGGGGCCGTGGTGGGGGGCGGGCGTGGGCCTGCTGTCCGCCCTGGTGAACGTCGCCGCCCGCCGCGTGATCCGCATGCCGGAACTGCTCACGCTGGGCGGCCTGCTCGTCAGCGTGATGCTGGGTAGCGCCGGGTACGGCCCCGGCATGATCCTGATGGTGCAGGGCGCACTTGCGGCCGCCGGGGCGGTGTCGCTCGCCTGCGGCGTGTACTGGTGGCTCCACTGGCGCCGCCACCGCGAGGACGACGGCGCGGCGGACGACACGCAGGTGGACGCCAGCGCGATGGGTTTCGGGGACGTGAAACTGGCCGCCGTGATCGGCGCGTTCCTGGGCTGGGAGCGGCTGCTGCTGGCGCTGGTCGTCGCGGTGTTCGCCGGGGCGATCTTCGGGGTGGCGCAGCTCGCCCTGCGCAGCGAGAACCGCGTGAAGTTCGGGCCGTTCCTCGCGCTGGGCGCCGTGGTGGCCCTGCTGTGGGGCGCCTCGCTGATCGGCAGTTACCGCGCGATGCTGGGACTGTAG
- the rimO gene encoding 30S ribosomal protein S12 methylthiotransferase RimO, with product MTEAVKPATAGARKVGFISLGCPKALVDSERILTQLRVEGYEVAPSYEDADAVIVNTCGFITPAVEESLNAIGEALDATGKVIVTGCLGERPEKIMERHPKVAAITGSEAVDDVMGHVRTLLPIETDAFTGLLPVAAPGTRAGAEQPAREDTRHGDVFAPSVKLTPRHYAYVKIAEGCNHTCSFCIIPKLRGLQVSRDAGAVLYEAFRLIAGGTKELMIISQDTSAYGVDVRYRESEFQGEQVRAHLTDLAVKLGEMGAWVRMHYVYPYPHVEKIVELMAQGKILPYLDVPLQHASPKVLRAMRRPGAGKQLDTIRRWREICPELVIRSTFIVGFPGETEEDFQELLTFLEDARLDRVGAFAYSDVEEADANALPGAVPQEVKEERLARFMEVAQRISAEKLAEKVGTVMDVIIDEFNDDEDDQPGTKLIGRTKGDAPGIDGQVYVYAADFAGAVKIGDIVRVRIEDSDEYDLYGEVVETPEWRPNVPQLGHFGKH from the coding sequence ATGACGGAAGCAGTGAAGCCCGCCACCGCGGGCGCAAGAAAGGTGGGGTTCATCAGCCTGGGGTGCCCGAAGGCGCTGGTGGACAGCGAGCGGATCCTGACGCAGTTGCGCGTGGAGGGCTACGAGGTCGCGCCCAGCTACGAGGACGCCGACGCGGTGATCGTGAACACGTGTGGGTTCATCACGCCCGCCGTGGAGGAGTCCCTGAACGCGATCGGGGAGGCGCTGGACGCGACCGGGAAGGTCATCGTGACCGGCTGCCTGGGCGAGCGCCCGGAGAAGATCATGGAGCGGCACCCGAAGGTCGCGGCGATCACCGGAAGCGAGGCCGTGGACGACGTGATGGGGCACGTGCGCACCCTGCTGCCCATCGAGACGGACGCGTTCACGGGCCTGCTGCCGGTCGCCGCGCCCGGCACGCGCGCCGGGGCGGAGCAGCCCGCGCGCGAGGACACCCGGCATGGGGACGTGTTCGCGCCCAGCGTGAAGCTCACGCCGCGTCACTACGCGTACGTGAAGATCGCCGAGGGCTGCAACCACACCTGCTCGTTCTGCATCATCCCAAAGCTGCGCGGCCTGCAGGTGTCGCGCGACGCGGGCGCGGTGCTGTACGAGGCGTTCCGATTGATCGCGGGCGGCACGAAGGAACTCATGATCATCAGCCAGGACACCAGCGCGTACGGCGTGGACGTCCGCTACCGCGAGTCCGAATTCCAGGGCGAGCAGGTCCGCGCGCACCTGACCGACCTCGCCGTGAAACTCGGGGAGATGGGCGCGTGGGTGCGCATGCACTACGTGTACCCCTACCCGCACGTCGAGAAGATCGTGGAACTCATGGCCCAGGGCAAGATCCTCCCTTACCTGGACGTGCCGCTGCAGCACGCCAGCCCGAAGGTGCTGCGCGCCATGCGACGCCCCGGCGCGGGCAAGCAGCTCGACACCATCCGCCGCTGGCGCGAGATCTGCCCGGAACTGGTGATCCGCTCGACGTTCATCGTGGGCTTTCCCGGCGAGACCGAGGAGGACTTCCAGGAGCTGCTGACGTTCCTGGAGGACGCCCGCCTGGACCGCGTGGGGGCCTTCGCGTACAGCGACGTCGAGGAAGCGGACGCGAACGCGCTGCCCGGCGCGGTGCCGCAGGAGGTCAAGGAGGAGCGGCTGGCACGCTTCATGGAGGTCGCGCAGCGCATCAGCGCCGAGAAGCTCGCCGAGAAGGTCGGCACCGTGATGGACGTCATCATCGACGAGTTCAACGACGACGAGGACGACCAGCCCGGCACGAAACTCATCGGCCGCACGAAGGGCGACGCGCCCGGCATCGACGGGCAGGTGTACGTGTACGCCGCCGACTTCGCCGGAGCCGTGAAGATCGGGGACATCGTCCGCGTGCGCATCGAGGACAGCGACGAGTACGACCTGTACGGCGAGGTCGTCGAGACGCCCGAGTGGCGCCCCAACGTGCCGCAGCTGGGCCACTTCGGCAAGCACTGA
- a CDS encoding alpha/beta hydrolase, which yields MRTTALALLTLTTTLVACTPPQTPEVDDLKPFTSQTLNWTTCDPTILGMDSQSPDVQGILNDPSIAGRLTCADVRVPANWSNPAAGTASFALIRVAASDTAKRQGAIFFNPGGPGGDGLIFAPLFAYQWASDWNPSKNATQLKAMTQQYDLIGFSPRGVGASSRLNCGTNEFAAPINPPTTDQSDANFEAMKRQGRLLALACQKNPLTPLINTDATARDLNLARQLMGDAKLNYIGYSYGTWLGSWYAKLFPQQTGRMLLDGNMSWNTTMEHAFGLQPAAFERDFRDAMAPYLARQNATFGLGGTGAEVYAAQNRLAEPLRSVMGNIIAQFLYQRDAYPFAGELLKTTVVLDALIKAHPDATSDELMSLAAQATYFDDPDMNAKAAQNAQFLLMIRESQLNPAPFPVELDASSSTFTAITCNDTPWTSTLEQARAKGRQDAEQYPLIGGYDAANPCYQWKGGPSVKQPALPKNMPPILMLQNELDPATPQEGALEALNSTPSAKMILIDDEPQHAAFPYGTTCVDGPITEYFLTGKLPSDKLSTCTALPLWDEEKAVPVKTLTVRNGGLCIAQPVLSSQTLGEQRLTAARNETRHIITQNAGRFLPKTLALSPELRAKLTVQSCQ from the coding sequence ATGAGAACAACTGCCCTCGCCCTGCTGACCCTGACGACCACCCTCGTCGCCTGCACACCCCCCCAGACGCCCGAAGTGGACGACCTGAAGCCCTTTACCAGCCAGACCCTGAACTGGACGACCTGCGACCCCACCATCCTGGGAATGGACAGCCAGAGCCCGGACGTGCAGGGCATCCTGAATGATCCCAGTATCGCGGGCCGCCTCACCTGCGCCGACGTTCGCGTGCCCGCCAACTGGAGCAATCCCGCTGCCGGAACCGCCAGCTTCGCACTGATCCGCGTGGCCGCCAGCGACACCGCCAAACGCCAGGGCGCGATCTTCTTCAACCCCGGCGGCCCCGGTGGCGACGGCCTGATCTTCGCCCCGCTGTTCGCCTACCAGTGGGCCAGTGACTGGAACCCGTCCAAGAACGCCACGCAACTCAAGGCCATGACCCAGCAGTACGACCTGATCGGTTTCTCCCCGCGGGGCGTGGGCGCCAGCAGCCGACTGAACTGCGGCACCAACGAGTTCGCCGCTCCCATCAACCCGCCCACCACCGACCAGAGCGACGCGAATTTCGAGGCCATGAAACGTCAGGGCCGCCTGCTGGCCCTGGCCTGCCAGAAAAATCCGCTGACTCCCCTGATCAACACCGACGCCACCGCCCGTGACCTGAACCTCGCGCGGCAGCTGATGGGCGACGCGAAACTGAACTACATCGGGTACTCGTACGGCACGTGGCTGGGCTCGTGGTACGCCAAGCTGTTCCCGCAGCAGACCGGCCGCATGCTCCTGGACGGCAACATGTCCTGGAACACGACCATGGAGCACGCCTTCGGCTTGCAACCCGCCGCGTTCGAACGCGACTTCCGCGACGCGATGGCTCCCTACCTCGCCCGTCAGAACGCCACCTTCGGGCTGGGCGGCACGGGCGCCGAGGTGTACGCCGCGCAGAACAGGCTGGCTGAGCCGCTGCGCAGCGTCATGGGCAACATCATCGCGCAGTTCCTCTACCAGCGTGACGCGTACCCCTTCGCAGGCGAACTGCTCAAGACCACCGTTGTCCTCGACGCGCTGATCAAGGCCCACCCGGACGCCACCTCGGACGAACTGATGAGTCTGGCGGCCCAGGCCACCTACTTCGACGATCCCGACATGAATGCCAAGGCCGCGCAGAACGCTCAGTTCCTGCTGATGATCCGCGAGTCGCAGCTGAACCCGGCGCCCTTCCCGGTCGAACTGGACGCCTCGTCCTCGACCTTCACGGCCATCACCTGTAACGACACCCCCTGGACCAGCACCCTGGAGCAGGCCCGCGCCAAGGGCCGGCAGGACGCCGAGCAGTACCCCCTGATCGGCGGGTACGACGCCGCCAATCCCTGCTACCAGTGGAAGGGCGGCCCCAGCGTCAAGCAGCCCGCGCTCCCCAAAAACATGCCGCCCATCCTGATGCTCCAGAACGAGCTGGACCCTGCCACCCCGCAGGAAGGTGCGCTGGAAGCCCTGAACAGCACGCCCAGCGCGAAGATGATCCTGATCGACGATGAGCCCCAGCACGCCGCGTTCCCGTACGGCACCACCTGCGTGGACGGCCCCATCACCGAGTACTTCCTGACTGGGAAGCTGCCGAGCGATAAGCTGAGCACGTGCACGGCTCTGCCGCTCTGGGATGAGGAAAAGGCCGTCCCGGTCAAGACGCTGACCGTCAGGAACGGGGGGCTCTGCATCGCCCAGCCTGTTCTCAGCAGCCAGACCTTGGGTGAACAGCGCCTGACCGCGGCCCGGAACGAAACCCGGCACATCATCACGCAGAACGCGGGCCGCTTCCTGCCGAAGACCCTGGCGCTGAGCCCCGAACTGCGCGCGAAGCTGACCGTGCAGAGCTGCCAGTAA
- the minD gene encoding septum site-determining protein MinD, with amino-acid sequence MNAKVIVVTSGKGGVGKTTTTANIGAALAKLGEKVAVIDVDVGLRNLDVVMGLESRVVFDLVDVLEGKCRMSQALIRDKRVENLYLLPASQTRDKDALDPEVFKGVVRDLVEQEGFSRILIDSPAGIESGFKTAAAPAEGALVVVNPEVSSVRDADRIIGLLEAQQVNEIRLVINRLRPKMVASGNMLSEADILDILGVKPIGIIPEDEGIIVSTNVGEPAVLGKTKAGEAFMATARRLKGEDVPYPKFEEDRGFLAALRRLFGGA; translated from the coding sequence ATGAATGCCAAGGTGATTGTCGTCACGTCCGGGAAGGGGGGCGTGGGCAAAACCACGACCACCGCGAATATTGGAGCGGCGCTGGCCAAGCTGGGCGAGAAGGTCGCCGTCATCGACGTGGACGTGGGTCTGCGCAACCTCGACGTGGTGATGGGCCTGGAGTCGCGCGTGGTGTTCGACCTCGTGGACGTGCTGGAAGGCAAGTGCCGCATGAGTCAGGCGCTGATCCGGGACAAGCGCGTGGAGAACCTGTACCTGCTGCCCGCGTCCCAGACGCGTGACAAGGACGCCCTGGACCCCGAGGTGTTCAAGGGCGTGGTGCGGGATCTGGTGGAGCAGGAGGGCTTCTCGCGCATCCTGATCGACTCCCCGGCGGGCATCGAGTCGGGCTTCAAGACGGCCGCCGCGCCGGCCGAGGGGGCGCTGGTCGTGGTGAACCCCGAGGTCTCCAGCGTGCGTGACGCCGACCGGATCATCGGGCTGCTCGAAGCGCAGCAGGTCAATGAGATCCGGCTGGTGATCAACCGCCTGCGGCCGAAGATGGTCGCGAGCGGCAACATGCTCTCCGAGGCGGACATCCTGGACATCCTGGGCGTGAAACCGATCGGGATCATCCCGGAGGACGAGGGGATCATCGTGAGCACGAACGTCGGTGAGCCGGCGGTGCTGGGCAAGACGAAGGCCGGGGAGGCGTTCATGGCGACCGCGCGGCGCCTGAAGGGCGAGGACGTGCCGTACCCGAAGTTCGAGGAGGACCGGGGGTTCCTGGCGGCGCTGCGCCGACTGTTCGGGGGGGCCTGA
- the minE gene encoding cell division topological specificity factor MinE, with the protein MFSWMKRGRTKETLKDRLELVLAYDRAQIPPGKVDALRNDLLEVVRRYFPAGNSSVEVEQRGDMVVLMANIPLDEPPAPGGRSR; encoded by the coding sequence GTGTTTTCCTGGATGAAGCGCGGCCGGACGAAGGAGACGCTGAAAGACCGTCTGGAGCTGGTGCTGGCGTATGACCGGGCGCAGATTCCGCCCGGCAAGGTGGACGCGCTGCGCAACGACCTGCTGGAGGTCGTGCGGCGCTACTTCCCGGCGGGGAACAGCAGCGTGGAGGTCGAGCAGCGCGGCGACATGGTCGTGCTGATGGCGAACATCCCGCTGGACGAGCCGCCCGCTCCGGGTGGGCGCAGCCGCTGA